A genomic region of Desulfosarcina ovata subsp. ovata contains the following coding sequences:
- a CDS encoding site-specific integrase has product MPNSKRKRCAIRSPSYLLNTPRRGCYYFRMKVPLDLQPCVGKKELRASLRTGYLSEAQPLSMLIAGRVLQLFRKIRIAYGENKNDMTKLDKDKINEIIRGYIKDSLEWEEDYRINLHHPFTDDDLDKRVQFLGFMEADMREALAKCDRRPVERDVKNLIEERGLDIEQGSEDYNLLCREITKAKIDVLQVEQERTMGNYSSPEDESLRELIDHNHGETPKQGQGDAYGHQRERTSATMKQAGDDFISEYGGGWNPRSLTDYQIAKDQIVAGLGPDTHLHTIDYNRVKAFRDGLRSGASTLSGKPMSISRINFFMDAAKRIFGLAMKRDPDLYRVNPAEDLRLKDKRKASEKRDVFEPEDLSLMFVDSDEYGNNNHTKAAHFWVPLLGLYTGARMEELCQLLIEDVVQRDGIWAIDIRDDNAERKSVKTGERRIVPLHPFLVEDLRFPEFVKSIGPNEKRVFHELVYVNNRWGHGFGQWFAKFKQRAGVEAPPRRKSFHSFRHTLINHLKQSGAEQQYVKEFVGHKGRGDITWDLYGKAFKPATLMEKVVSKLDYTIDLSHLKDSRWTGKS; this is encoded by the coding sequence ATGCCCAACAGCAAGCGCAAGCGCTGTGCTATCCGTTCACCTTCCTACCTGCTCAATACCCCAAGACGCGGCTGTTACTATTTCAGAATGAAGGTTCCGCTTGACCTTCAGCCATGTGTCGGTAAAAAAGAGTTGCGTGCATCATTGAGGACAGGTTACCTCTCTGAGGCTCAACCCCTATCTATGCTGATTGCTGGCAGGGTGTTGCAACTATTCCGAAAGATAAGGATTGCATACGGGGAAAATAAAAACGATATGACCAAGCTCGATAAAGATAAAATCAATGAAATCATCAGGGGATACATCAAGGATAGCCTGGAGTGGGAGGAGGATTACCGAATCAATCTACATCACCCCTTTACCGATGATGACCTTGATAAACGAGTCCAGTTCCTGGGATTCATGGAAGCTGACATGAGGGAGGCTTTAGCGAAGTGTGACCGCCGGCCTGTTGAACGTGACGTGAAGAACCTCATCGAAGAACGTGGACTGGATATTGAGCAGGGATCCGAAGACTATAATCTCCTTTGCAGGGAAATCACCAAAGCCAAGATCGATGTTTTACAGGTCGAACAGGAAAGGACCATGGGCAATTATTCATCACCCGAGGATGAGTCCCTGCGTGAATTAATCGACCATAACCACGGGGAAACCCCAAAGCAGGGACAAGGGGACGCATATGGGCACCAACGGGAGCGAACCTCAGCCACCATGAAGCAAGCCGGGGATGATTTCATCAGCGAATACGGTGGCGGCTGGAATCCGCGTTCCCTAACTGATTACCAGATTGCCAAGGACCAGATCGTGGCCGGTCTTGGTCCTGACACCCATCTCCATACAATCGATTACAATCGGGTGAAGGCGTTCAGGGATGGTCTCAGGAGCGGTGCGTCCACCCTCAGCGGCAAGCCCATGTCAATATCCCGCATCAACTTTTTCATGGATGCAGCAAAGCGCATCTTCGGTCTTGCCATGAAGCGGGATCCCGATCTCTACCGCGTCAATCCAGCTGAAGACCTCAGATTGAAGGACAAGCGGAAGGCCAGTGAAAAGAGGGATGTATTTGAACCGGAGGATCTCAGCCTGATGTTTGTTGACTCCGACGAATATGGGAACAATAACCACACCAAGGCTGCCCATTTTTGGGTTCCATTGCTCGGCCTGTACACGGGGGCCAGAATGGAGGAGCTTTGTCAGCTTCTGATTGAGGACGTGGTTCAGCGAGATGGTATCTGGGCTATAGACATCAGGGACGATAATGCGGAACGTAAGTCGGTTAAAACCGGTGAGCGCCGAATTGTTCCGCTTCATCCATTCCTTGTCGAAGACCTCCGCTTCCCTGAGTTCGTCAAGAGTATCGGCCCCAATGAAAAGCGGGTGTTCCATGAACTGGTCTACGTGAACAATCGGTGGGGACATGGGTTCGGTCAGTGGTTCGCCAAGTTCAAACAACGTGCTGGCGTTGAGGCACCCCCACGTAGGAAGTCGTTTCACTCATTTCGGCACACCCTCATCAATCACCTGAAGCAAAGCGGCGCTGAACAACAATACGTGAAGGAGTTCGTCGGACATAAAGGCCGTGGTGACATTACCTGGGACCTATACGGGAAAGCGTTCAAGCCGGCAACGCTGATGGAAAAGGTGGTCTCGAAGCTGGACTATACGATTGACCTCAGTCACCTGAAGGACAGCCGGTGGACGGGGAAAAGCTGA
- a CDS encoding HEPN domain-containing protein has product MPDRARDWFQQAKRDLEQAKSSKAEERHEWACFAAQQAAEKAVKALHLSLSQEAWGHIVARLLKELPIAVPEGLIDKAKVLDAFYIPTRYANGHPEGAPFEHYGPLQSADGIKYASEIIEFVGAQMAEP; this is encoded by the coding sequence ATGCCGGATCGGGCGAGAGACTGGTTTCAGCAAGCAAAAAGGGATTTGGAACAAGCCAAATCTTCAAAGGCGGAAGAACGTCACGAATGGGCCTGTTTCGCAGCCCAACAGGCTGCCGAAAAGGCAGTGAAGGCCCTCCATTTAAGCCTTTCACAAGAGGCTTGGGGGCACATTGTTGCACGTTTACTTAAAGAGCTGCCCATAGCGGTTCCGGAAGGGTTGATAGACAAAGCAAAGGTGCTCGATGCTTTTTATATTCCGACCAGATATGCCAATGGGCACCCCGAGGGAGCACCATTTGAGCATTACGGACCTTTGCAAAGCGCGGATGGGATTAAATATGCCAGTGAGATTATTGAATTCGTCGGTGCTCAAATGGCCGAGCCGTGA
- a CDS encoding transposase codes for MPRVSRMIVQNQTAVYHVMSRTALDGFPLEAFEKDFLLELIKRMAGLFFTEVYGFALMGNHFHLLVKMIPDDRFSDEEVKVRLVNFYGEKKAPVNDGQLPFMRQKLASLSEFMREIKVNFTRFYNKRHGRRGYFWGDRFKSVIVEEGETLINCLAYIDLNPVRAGIVERPEDYRWNSLGYHIQTNNKENFLITDFGLKQFSVNGEKERVRLYRQYVYETGAIPQTDKPYTKMIPEKIVTEERERNFEIGRKERFLYRTRYFTDSGIIGSREFVSDTYQQFKHLFQSKHEKKPKSVKGLDGVFSLKRLSENI; via the coding sequence ATGCCGCGTGTATCCCGAATGATTGTTCAAAATCAGACAGCGGTTTATCATGTAATGTCCAGGACAGCCCTGGACGGGTTCCCGCTGGAGGCATTCGAGAAGGATTTTTTACTGGAACTGATCAAGCGGATGGCCGGTCTGTTTTTTACTGAGGTATACGGATTTGCACTTATGGGGAATCATTTTCACCTTTTGGTCAAAATGATCCCCGATGATCGATTTTCCGATGAAGAAGTGAAAGTGCGGTTGGTCAATTTTTACGGTGAAAAGAAGGCACCTGTTAATGATGGGCAACTACCGTTTATGAGGCAAAAACTTGCCAGCCTTTCCGAATTCATGCGCGAAATCAAAGTCAATTTCACCCGGTTTTACAATAAACGCCATGGCCGCCGAGGCTACTTTTGGGGCGATCGGTTCAAAAGCGTGATTGTAGAGGAGGGCGAGACACTTATCAATTGTCTGGCCTACATTGACCTCAATCCGGTACGGGCCGGCATCGTGGAACGTCCGGAGGATTACCGTTGGAATTCGCTCGGATACCATATTCAGACGAACAACAAAGAAAATTTCCTGATTACCGATTTCGGCTTGAAGCAATTCAGTGTTAACGGTGAAAAGGAGAGGGTGCGGCTTTACCGGCAATATGTGTATGAAACCGGAGCGATCCCGCAAACGGACAAGCCCTATACCAAGATGATACCGGAAAAAATCGTAACCGAAGAACGAGAAAGGAACTTCGAGATTGGTCGTAAGGAACGGTTTTTATACCGGACGCGGTACTTTACGGATTCCGGGATTATCGGTTCGCGTGAGTTTGTTTCGGATACTTATCAGCAGTTCAAGCATCTCTTTCAATCCAAGCATGAGAAGAAACCAAAGTCGGTGAAGGGATTGGATGGGGTGTTTTCGTTGAAACGATTATCAGAAAACATTTGA
- a CDS encoding GGDEF domain-containing protein — translation MLVSTDSQVSGNLLNNQLPSLLSTPTGVVRKWNGQTVFSYTSAIVAYGECVGFWRIDFSLSTMQRQTIEIVFIFVALILSLAFLIGVLLNRILTRFVLIPVSSLRNAMQHIQGSETDRKTEGAQVNDGWRFEKMIQTFDEHVGDLNFSQMPGDEIDSLAHAFRRMLLALKNAYIGIRTDALTGLNNRMKIDEALENEINRVQRYRSTFSIILLDIDNFKQVNDTYGHLIGDDVLKEVAGLLKANFRKTDVPGRWGGEEFLVILPHQDRRCASGIAEKLRRIIETTNFPDVGRITSSFGVAEYLDRDTPKGIVMRADAALYRAKQQGRNRVVDG, via the coding sequence GTGCTGGTTTCAACCGATAGTCAGGTCTCCGGGAACCTTTTGAACAATCAGCTGCCGTCGCTTTTATCCACCCCGACGGGAGTTGTCCGGAAATGGAATGGACAGACTGTATTCAGCTATACCAGTGCCATCGTTGCCTATGGCGAGTGTGTGGGATTCTGGCGGATTGATTTCTCTCTGTCCACCATGCAGCGCCAGACTATTGAGATTGTCTTCATCTTTGTGGCTCTGATTCTGTCTTTGGCGTTTCTGATCGGCGTGCTACTGAACCGCATTTTGACACGTTTTGTTCTGATCCCGGTCAGTTCGTTGCGCAATGCTATGCAGCATATCCAGGGCAGTGAAACGGATCGGAAAACTGAAGGGGCGCAAGTTAATGACGGCTGGCGTTTTGAAAAAATGATCCAGACCTTTGACGAGCACGTTGGTGATCTGAATTTTTCCCAGATGCCCGGTGATGAAATCGATTCTCTTGCCCACGCTTTTCGGCGGATGCTGTTGGCACTGAAGAATGCTTATATCGGTATCCGGACCGATGCACTGACCGGTTTGAATAACCGCATGAAAATCGATGAAGCACTGGAAAATGAAATCAACCGGGTACAGCGATATCGAAGCACGTTTTCCATCATTCTGCTGGATATCGATAATTTCAAACAGGTCAATGATACATATGGTCATCTTATTGGTGACGACGTGCTGAAAGAAGTTGCCGGTCTGCTAAAAGCCAATTTCCGGAAAACGGATGTTCCGGGCCGGTGGGGAGGGGAGGAGTTCCTCGTAATTTTACCTCATCAGGATAGGCGGTGCGCGTCAGGGATTGCCGAAAAACTGCGCAGGATCATTGAAACAACCAACTTTCCGGATGTCGGAAGGATTACTTCCAGTTTTGGTGTCGCAGAGTATTTGGACAGGGATACGCCAAAGGGTATCGTTATGAGAGCCGATGCCGCGCTATACAGAGCAAAGCAACAGGGCAGAAACCGGGTTGTCGACGGATAG
- a CDS encoding nucleotidyltransferase domain-containing protein yields the protein MKKALRQWLEKQMVTHPEITKLGYFGSLAKGNWGVGSDLDLIVIIKDSLIPFGKRPIRWNFDMLPVPTDILIYTAKEWQNMQKKGGRFVDTIEKEAVWLYQDNKI from the coding sequence GTGAAGAAAGCACTTCGGCAATGGCTTGAAAAACAGATGGTAACACATCCAGAGATAACCAAGCTGGGATATTTCGGATCGTTGGCTAAAGGTAATTGGGGTGTCGGAAGTGACCTCGATCTTATTGTCATTATAAAAGATTCTTTAATTCCTTTTGGAAAAAGACCAATTCGGTGGAATTTTGATATGTTGCCCGTACCAACCGATATCCTTATCTACACGGCGAAAGAGTGGCAGAATATGCAGAAAAAAGGCGGTCGCTTCGTCGATACGATTGAGAAGGAAGCGGTTTGGCTATATCAGGATAATAAGATTTAG